Genomic segment of Kibdelosporangium phytohabitans:
CGCGGGGCGGTTCGCCAACGCCGAGCACCGAACGGAGCTGAACTATGTCTGATACCGCGGACCGGATCGTGGCCTCGTGGCAGAAGGTGCTCGACGCGCCCGAGGTGACCGACGACGACGACTTCTTCGAACTCGGCGGCAACTCGATCATGGTCACCCGGATCGTGTCGTACCTGCGCAGGGAACTGGGCGTGGAAGTGGACATGCTGCAGG
This window contains:
- a CDS encoding phosphopantetheine-binding protein, whose translation is MSDTADRIVASWQKVLDAPEVTDDDDFFELGGNSIMVTRIVSYLRRELGVEVDMLQVWDTPTFGEFRAAVEKLVEGNR